A single Cannabis sativa cultivar Pink pepper isolate KNU-18-1 chromosome 7, ASM2916894v1, whole genome shotgun sequence DNA region contains:
- the LOC133039756 gene encoding uncharacterized protein LOC133039756: protein MSPRRSVRINGNRNIHMDAAPAPARGEGRGDGRGGGRRGGQSGRRGRQGASVAPVDEVALEQQQAPPNAQVEILRENARIREEITQEIARLRAENEELRRNQNPPVRNLALQPAALNPEPIQHFEPVYERFRKQQPPIFNGSSDSLEAEEWLRSVKSILECMDLTDRERVSCAASLLKKDARIWWEVVRQSRNITTMTWLDFVDVFNRKYYSAAILAAKEDEFMNLRQNNLTVTEYARQFDRLAKFAQEIVPTEALRVKRFLKGMNPMIKKDVKIMVGTNTVYAEVLEKALEAELLENDIKKENAAKWEARRNNGGNQENKRIHEGNHGNDRDKKGKAVVQNNNNGVKRSYVEFPICPTCNRKHLGECKMKSGVCYNCGQPGHLKKNCPKGQKKENQAAPARVFALTRGEAATSNTVVSGQVSIYGLPCNVLFDSGATHSYIATRLIDSIDKPCDLLRCGIVTELPSGETMLSTRRMRDVPIIIESKELMGNLIELEMKEYDVILGMDWLSSHGATINCRKKLVVFETKVGDRFIFKGNKLALRTPVISSLKASQLMKAGCLAFLVSVVDRAIETQLNVENVHIVCEFPEVFPEDLPGLPPDREVEFIIELAPGTNPISKAPYRMAPNELKELKIQLQERSS from the coding sequence ATGTCTCCAAGAAGATCAGTTCGAATCAACGGCAATAGAAACATCCACATGGATGCAGCTCCAGCACCCGCAAGGGGCGAAGGCCGAGGTGATGGTCGAGGCGGAGGCCGACGTGGAGGCCAAAGCGGTAGGAGAGGTAGACAAGGAGCATCGGTAGCACCGGTAGATGAAGTAGCACTCGAACAACAACAAGCACCTCCCAATGCTCAAGTTGAGATACTCCGAGAAAACGCTCGTATACGTGAGGAGATAACTCAAGAAATTGCAAGGCTACGAGCTGAGAATGAGGAGTTACGCCGGAATCAAAATCCACCCGTTAGAAACCTAGCTCTTCAACCAGCTGCATTGAATCCAGAACCAATACAACATTTTGAACCTGTGTACGAGCGATTCAGGAAACAACAACCACCAATATTCAATGGGAGCTCGGACTCACTTGAAGCTGAGGAATGGTTGCGCTCAGTGAAGTCCATATTAGAATGTATGGACCTCACTGATAGGGAAAGAGTATCCTGTGCTGCCAGCCTACTTAAAAAGGATGCACGGATCTGGTGGGAAGTAGTAAGACAAAGTCGCAACATAACAACTATGACCTGGTTGGACTTTGTTGATGTGTTCAACAGGAAATACTACAGTGCCGCCATACTGGCTGCAAAAGAAGATGAGTTTATGAATCTGAGGCAGAACAATCTCACTGTCACGGAGTATGCTAGGCAATTTGACCGtctggcaaagtttgcacaagAGATCGTACCAACCGAGGCCCTTCGGGTCAAAAGGTTCTTGAAGGGGATGAACCCCATGATAAAAAAAGATGTGAAAATCATGGTGGGGACCAACACAGTTTATGCTGAGGTGTTAGAAAAAGCTCTCGAAGCTGAGTTGCTCGAAAATGATATAAAGAAGGAGAATGCTGCTAAGTGGGAAGCCCGAAGAAACAATGGAGGAAATCAAGAGAATAAGAGAATACACGAGGGAAATCACGGTAATGATCGTGATAAAAAGGGGAAAGCAGTGgtccaaaataacaacaatgggGTGAAAAGGTCCTATGTAGAATTCCCAATTTGCCCCACATGTAATAGAAAACATCTTGGGGAGTGTAAGATGAAGTCTGGGGTGTGCTACAATTGCGGGCAGCCAGGCCATCTGAAGAAAAATTGCCCAAAGGGACAAAAGAAGGAGAACCAAGCcgctcctgctcgagtgtttgctCTCACCAGAGGAGAAGCGGCCACAAGCAACACTGTTGTCTCAGGTCAGGTTTCTATTTACGGATTGCCTTGTAATGTTCTCTTTGATTCTGGAGCCACTCATTCTTATATAGCTACTAGGTTAATTGATAGTATAGATAAGCCATGTGACCTACTTAGATGTGGTATTGTGACGGAGTTACCCTCGGGAGAAACCATGTTATCAACAAGAAGAATGCGAGATGTACctatcataatcgaaagcaaagAACTCATGGGCAACCTAATAGAGCTGGAAATGAAGGAATATGATGTTATACTTGGGATGGATTGGCTATCTAGTCACGGTGCGACAATCAATTGCCGAAAGAAACTGGTCGTTTTTGAAACAAAGGTTGGGGATCGATTTATTTTCAAGGGCAATAAGCTGGCCCTGAGGACTCCAGTAATCTCTTCCCTAAAAGCAAGTCAGCTAATGAAGGCGGGGTGTCTGGCATTCTTGGTCAGCGTAGTGGATCGAGCAATAGAGACGCAACTAAATGTGGAGAATGTGCACATAGTCTGTGAATTTCCAGAggtctttccagaagatttaCCGGGATTACCTCCAGACAGAGAGGTGGAGTTCATCATCGAATTAGCCCCAGGGACTAATCCAATTTCAAAGGCTCCATACAGAATGGCACCTAATGAGTTAAAAGAGCTTAAAATACAACTACAGGAGCGGAGCTCTTAG